The Glutamicibacter mishrai DNA window TCTGCGATATCGGTGTGCCACGCAATCGGCTGGCCGAAGCCATAGCGGGATTGCAACGGATCGAAGCTGAACGCGGTGTTTCGATTTTTATCATCGCGCACGCCGCCGATGGGAACCTGCACCCCATCATCGTCGTGCCCGAGGGGCAGTCCATTACTACCGGCAGCCCCAAGGCCGCCTTGGCCGATATGTTCTATCTGGCCAAGGAGCTTGGCGGAACGTTGACCGGAGAACACGGTATCGGCCTGCTCAAGCAGGATTGGTTGCCGGAGGAAGTTGGCGAAACCTCTTTGCAACTGCAGCGTCGGCTCCGTGCGGTGTTTGACCCACAGGGCATCTTGAACCCCGGAAAAGCGATCTAGCCTATCCATGCAGTACTGGCTTGGGTAGGGTAAGTACATGGATGGGTTTCTGAAAGTGGATTTTGGTACTCCCCTCATGTTGCTGGGCGTCGCAGTCATCTTTTTCCTGCTCTGCATCCCCATGCTCATCCATGGGCTGATCCGCCGGCGGAAGTTTTCGACCCTGAGGGATGGCGAACAAACATATTCCTTGCGCTCGTCCATCCGAACCGAGCTGATCATGTCTGCCCTGGCTGCGGTGTTGCTGGTGGTCTGTCTGGTTGCCGGGTCCGGCGGCTACGGCCGGGCCATGGATAATCTGCAGGCCAATATCGAACGCGAGTTCTCCCCTACCGAGTTGGACATCCACTTCTGGACTGGCTCCTCGGCGGTGGCGAACATTTCGCTGCCCGATGGCTCAAGCTATGAACCGGCCACCATTTCGCTGGAGGATGGCTATCGGCCGGTGATCAATGAAGCGTCGCGTAATGATCAGCTTCCAGTGAACCCGGACACCAGTAGTTAGCTCAGTTATGAAATACTGATCAACAGAGTATTTACTGCCGTTAGCTTGTGGGAGGACAACAATAATGATGGGAAATGGTGCGCCAGTTGGCGATCCGTTCCAGCCGCATCTGGAATGGGGTCTGAAGGCCTCGTTCGTGGGTTATATTTCTTCCCTCGCTGATGGACGCATTGAAGCGAGCAATGGTGTTTGGCAGGCGGGCAACTCGCTGGTCTTCCCGGCATCCCCGGCTGCTGATGTTCCCGATAACGAGGTCTGGTTCAATGGCCAGGTTTCATTCTCCGGGCACGGCGGCATGATGAAGCTCGACCTGATCGAACCGCGCGTGGAAAACCACGATGAGACCATCACGCTGACCATTGGTACCGCCACTGGCCGTGTTGCCATCGCCGAGCTAACCGAAACTGCCGTCTCGCGGGCCTTCGGCTTGGTCAAGACCCGCTTCTCGGCGGTGCTCACCGAATCCGGTTCGCAGTTGTTCAACGGACAGTACCCGGCAGGCCAGCAGCTCGAAGACCTTGAAGTAGTTCTTCGCGGCTAGCCAGCTCCCGCTGTTGCAGCCGGCAGCATGGAAGCTTGCACGTATATGAGAGGAATGATTCGCGCATGAACCCGCTGATACCTAACGCGTTCGAAATCATCGTTTTCTATATCATTCCGGTGCTCTTTGTCGTGGGTCTGACCTTCACGATCATCTTCATTGCCCACGCGCGGAAGTCGACTTCCTTTGAGCTCGAATCAGATGAAGAGCACGAGGCGAACGACGAGTAGCCGTTCGAAACTTAAGTAAGTGATGCCAGCACCAAATTAATGGTGCTGGCATCACTTGTTTGATGACGGAGAAGAATCACGCCGATACGCTGCTATTGGCGCGAGAACTCCGAAGCGCGCGCCACTTGCTCATCGCTCAACGAGTGCCCGGTGTACTTCTCGAACTGGGCTGCGGCCTGCAAAGCGATGACTTCAGCACCGGTGATCACCGGCTTGCCTGCCTTCTGGGCGGCAATGACCAGCGGGGTCTGGCTTGGGAAAGCGACAACGTCGAAAACGGCTTCGGCAGCAGCGATGTGCGCGTCAGAGAATGACTGCACCTCAGCCTGCGCTCCATCCATGCCCAGAGGAGTGACGTTCACCAGGATCTGGTGGCCAGGGGCTGGATCGGAGACAACAAACTCGTAGCCATACT harbors:
- a CDS encoding HtaA domain-containing protein, which encodes MMGNGAPVGDPFQPHLEWGLKASFVGYISSLADGRIEASNGVWQAGNSLVFPASPAADVPDNEVWFNGQVSFSGHGGMMKLDLIEPRVENHDETITLTIGTATGRVAIAELTETAVSRAFGLVKTRFSAVLTESGSQLFNGQYPAGQQLEDLEVVLRG